The following is a genomic window from Candidatus Aminicenantes bacterium.
ATAGTCAACAAGCAAATTGTGGATTACGCCGTCGTGATTAAGCAGATTGCTCAAGGATGCAAAGAAAAAACTTAGGGAGTCTGAAATGGAACCATGGTATAAGATCGCCACACCGCGTAAGGAAGTTCGTGAGGGTCGTTCATTCAATCCGGATGAATTTGCCATCCATTTGGAGCAAGTGTTGGCAAAAACTGCCCCGAAGGATTATTGCGAACCCAAGCATTTCTTCTCCCGGACCTGTTTTACTAAAGCACTTATTGAGCATTCAGGTATGGTTCTGCGCCGGCTCTCCGGGGAGACTACGAATACCGCCCCCGTGATGACGCTAATCACCCAGTTTGGCGGCGGCAAAACCCATACGCTCACGGCCCTTTATCATCTCGTTACAAATGCGGAAAAAGCAAAAGAATATTCCGGGGTTGAGGACTTGATCTCGGCCGCCGGCATTAAATCCGTACCGTCCGCGAAAGTGGCTGCTTTTGTCGGCAATGGAACCACAGCCAAAACCATACCGCCGGGTACAGAGGCCATAGCCCGTGTTTTCAAGGCGGCCAACGGACCAGTGCTCCTGCTTTTTGATGAAGTGCTGAATTTCATGAACCGCCATCGCGGCATGGCTGATCAGTTTTATGCTTTCATACAGAATCTAACCGTGGCTACAACCGGTACCACCCAAAGCGCGGCGGTTATCAGCCTGCCCCGTAGCCAGGTCGAAATGACCGACTGGGACATGCAGTGGCAGGACAAAATCACCAAAGTCGTCCGCAGAGTGGCCAAGGACCTTATTGCAAATGATGAAGCTGAGATTAGCGAGGTAGTTCGCCGTCGCTTGTTTGAGGATATCGGCAGCGAGCGTATTCGCAAAAACGTCTCCAAGATATATGCTGACTGGTGTTTTGAACGGCGTGCCCAACTTCCGGCCGAATGGACGGCCGTTGACAGTGCAGCGACCGAAGCTAAGGCGAGGGAGTTCCTTCAGAAGCGTTTCGAAGCCTGCTATCCTTTCCATCCGGCAACGCTTTCGGTGTTCCAGCGCAAATGGCAGGCCCTTGCGCAATACCAGCAGACACGCGGCACGCTGGCCATGCTGGCCCAATGGATTTCCTGGGCCTATCGCACGGGATTTACCGAGGCTCGACGGGAGCCGCTGATTACTCTTGGTTCCGCTCCGCTGGAAGTGTCCGAGTTTCGCGGTGTGGTGCTTGGGCAGTTGGGGGAATCTCGGCTTGTGGCTGCCATTGACGCCGACATATCTGGAGCCCATTCGCATGCCCGTGCCTTGGATGCCGATACCAAAGGGGCTCTGAAAGATATCCATCGCCGTGTGGGAACGACAATTCTCTTTGAATCATCGGGAGGGCAAACAGACAAGATGGCGCACTTGCCGGAGTTGCGTTTCGCTCTTGGCGAACCGGAAGTGGATACGACATCGGTCGACAATGCCGTATTTGCCCTGGAAGACAAATCATATTTCATTCGCCGCATCGGCTCGGACGGTTTCAGGATCGGTCATCAACCGACCATGAAGAAAGTGGTCAATGATCGGCGGGCTTCCCTTGATGAGGAGACTGAGGTCAAACCTGCCATGCGTTCGATCATCCAAAAGGAATTCGAGCGTGGAGCAAGTATCCCTATTGTTCTGTTTCCCGCGGATGGAACGGATATCCAGGATAGTCCAAGGCTTACTCTTGTAGTTGCTGATCCGGATAATGAATGGTCGAGCGGCGGTCCTTTACGGCAAAAAATCGCGGAATGGACCAGACAGAGAGGCAAATCGCCGCGCCTTTACCCTGGATCGCTTGTCTGGTGTTTAAAAAAACCGGGCCGGGAGTTTCGCGACAAGGTCGAACTCTGGCTGGCCTGGAAGCGTGTGGCCAAAGAAATTGTCGATGGAACGCTGGGTGGTGATTTTGAGCGCTCCGATCGCGCCGAGATCCATTCGAAGGTGACCGAAGCCGAGACCGCGGTTAAAGAAGAAGTATGGGGCGTATATCGCTTTGTAGTGCTTGCCGATAATCAGGAAAAGGACAAGTTGAAGGCGATCGATCTTGGCGCCGGGCACTCCAGCAGTGCTGAAACTTTATGCGGCCGGGTGATTACCGCTTTAAAATCCCAAGCACTGCTTAACGAGACTGTCGGGGTCGGCTACATCGAGCGCAAATGGCCGCCGGCATTAAAAGAATCAGGCGCCTGGCCATTGGCAGGCTTGAGGCAGAGCTTTTTAAACGGTTCTTTAGAACGATTAATTGATCCGGACACTACCTTGCGTATTAAGATCGTCGAGTTTGTTGCCAAAGGAGACTTCGGACTTGCCTCCGGGCAAAAGTCAAATGGAACTTATGAACGCATATTGTTTTCCGAATCAATAGACCCGGCGGAAATCACCTTCGAATCCGGTGTTTTCCTTTTATTGAAAGCCAAAGCGAAAGAACTCAAATCTACTCCGGAAATCGTACCGCTGGCTGGTTCTGATTCAAGTCCTGTTCCACCCACAAGTATTCTCACTCCTCCAGATAAAACTATTGCAGTGGAACCGCCACCAGGATCAAAAACAAGGACGTTTCACATTGTAGGAGACGTCCCTCCTGAAATTTGGAATCGATTGGGAACAAAAGTGTTGCCCAAGCTTCGGAATGGCTCCGATTTAAAGATTGGCATTGAATTTTCCGTGACAATAGACTCGAAATTAGCCCAAGGTTTTGAAAGTGATCTAAGGCAGATTCTCGAAGATCTTGCTTTGTCGGGGCGTGTTGAAATAAAAGTTTGGCCAAATT
Proteins encoded in this region:
- a CDS encoding DUF499 domain-containing protein, which encodes MEPWYKIATPRKEVREGRSFNPDEFAIHLEQVLAKTAPKDYCEPKHFFSRTCFTKALIEHSGMVLRRLSGETTNTAPVMTLITQFGGGKTHTLTALYHLVTNAEKAKEYSGVEDLISAAGIKSVPSAKVAAFVGNGTTAKTIPPGTEAIARVFKAANGPVLLLFDEVLNFMNRHRGMADQFYAFIQNLTVATTGTTQSAAVISLPRSQVEMTDWDMQWQDKITKVVRRVAKDLIANDEAEISEVVRRRLFEDIGSERIRKNVSKIYADWCFERRAQLPAEWTAVDSAATEAKAREFLQKRFEACYPFHPATLSVFQRKWQALAQYQQTRGTLAMLAQWISWAYRTGFTEARREPLITLGSAPLEVSEFRGVVLGQLGESRLVAAIDADISGAHSHARALDADTKGALKDIHRRVGTTILFESSGGQTDKMAHLPELRFALGEPEVDTTSVDNAVFALEDKSYFIRRIGSDGFRIGHQPTMKKVVNDRRASLDEETEVKPAMRSIIQKEFERGASIPIVLFPADGTDIQDSPRLTLVVADPDNEWSSGGPLRQKIAEWTRQRGKSPRLYPGSLVWCLKKPGREFRDKVELWLAWKRVAKEIVDGTLGGDFERSDRAEIHSKVTEAETAVKEEVWGVYRFVVLADNQEKDKLKAIDLGAGHSSSAETLCGRVITALKSQALLNETVGVGYIERKWPPALKESGAWPLAGLRQSFLNGSLERLIDPDTTLRIKIVEFVAKGDFGLASGQKSNGTYERILFSESIDPAEITFESGVFLLLKAKAKELKSTPEIVPLAGSDSSPVPPTSILTPPDKTIAVEPPPGSKTRTFHIVGDVPPEIWNRLGTKVLPKLRNGSDLKIGIEFSVTIDSKLAQGFESDLRQILEDLALSGRVEIKVWPN